The following DNA comes from Streptomyces globosus.
GCCTGCCGCCCGCGCCCCTGCCTCCTCACCCCGCCCCGCCCGGCCCGGGGTCCGGCAGGGGCCCGGGAGGGCGATTTGCCCTCCCGGGACGCGGTCACGTACAGTTCCACGGAAGCCAAAGACCGCTGGTCGTTGCCGCGCCCGCAAGGGGGCGGTGGCCGAAGGATCCGCTGAAAGCGGGCGACCCGCGCAGGTGACTGTGGAAGGCTCCCAGGATTTCGGTCCTGGTCGAGCGTTGCCCCGTGCGCCTGCGCCCGGGGCGCTTTGTTTTGTCCAGCCCCTTCTGCGCGGTCCTCATCACCCGGAAGGAGGCCGACGCTCTATGGCAAGGCCCGACAAGGCTGCCGCGGTAGCCGAGCTGGAGGACATGTTCCGCAGCTCGAACGCCGCTGTGCTGACCGAGTACACGGGGCTCACCGTTGCGCAGCTCAAGACGCTGCGCCGTTCGCTCGGTGGGAACGCCCAGTACGCCGTGGTGAAGAACACGCTGACCAAGATTGCGGCCAACTCGGCCGGGATCACCGCGCTGGACGAGCACCTTGCTGGTTCGACCGCGGTCGCCTTCGTCACCGGTGACCCGGTGGAGTCGGCGAAGGCTCTGCGTGACTTCGCCAAGGACAACCCGAAGCTCGTCATCAAGGGCGGTGTCCTTGACGGCAAGGCGCTGTCCGCCGACGAGATCAAGAAGCTTGCGGACCTCGAGTCCCGCGAGGTTCTGCTCGCCAAGCTGGCCGGTGCCATGAAGGGCAAGCAGTCCCAGACTGCCGCGCTCTTCCAGGCGCTGCCCTCGAAGCTCGTCCGCACCGTGGAAGCGCTTCGTGCCAAGCAGGACGAGCAGGGCGGTGCCGAGTAATTCGGCTCGCGCATTGATCCGCGCCGCCTAGTGCGCGGGTCGTAGCGGGCCGTTACGCCCGCCTTTCGATACATCTCGGCACCAGCCGAATTAGTGGAAGGATCGCCCATCATGGCGAAGCTGTCTCAGGACGACCTGCTCGCTCAGTTCGAGGAGATGACCCTCATCGAGCTCGCCGAGTTCGTGAAGGCCTTCGAGGAGAAGTTCGACGTCACCGCCGCCGCCCCGGTCGCCGTTGCCGCCGGTGTCCCGGGTGCCCCGGCCGCCGAGGCCGTCGAGGAGAAGGACGAGTTCGACGTCATCCTCACCGGCGCCGGCGACAAGAAGATCCAGGTCATCAAGGTCGTGCGTGAGCTGACCTCCCTGGGTCTGAAGGAGGCCAAGGACCTCGTCGACGGCACCCCGAAGCCGGTCCTCGAGAAGGTCAACAAGGAGGCCGCTGACAAGGCCGCCGAGGCCCTCAAGGGCGCCGGCGCCTCGGTCGAGGTCAAGTAACACCCCGGGGCCCCTCCAGGCCCCTGCCAAGGGCGATCACCCGCACGGGTGGTCGCCCTTCGGCGTACCCGGGGTGCCTGATTTGCCCAGCTGTCGTTGGGGAGTAGGGTGATCATCGTTGCCCCGTGCCGGGTTTCCGAGATGATCCGCACGGAGCAGGGGGCCTTGACGAACGGCACGCGGCGCGCAATTCTCAGGACCGTCGCCAGCTCGATCCGCGGTCCGGGGCACCGGTCGGGGATCCGAGGCATGGATCGACTACGAAGAGGGCAGTACTGATACGCGCTCTGTGTACGAGAGCCGCGGCGTTGATCTACAAGGGGAAGGCCTGTTGCCGGTTGCCGGAAACCTGGTCTGGACATCAGTGAGCCGAGTGGCTACACTGACCCTTTGCGCTGCCTGTTAGCTGCCCCCTGCCCGTCGCCAGGGGCATGCCCACGCTTGAGCACACACGATTGATACGCCCTGACCTGGGGTTTTGGTCTATGTGTCAGCTGGGACCGGTACGCGCGTAGTGAGTCCGAGCCCTCGGAAGGACCCCCTCTTGGCCGCCTCGCGCAACGCCTCGACCAATACGAACAACGGTGCCAGCACCGCCCCGCTGCGCATCTCCTTTGCAAAGATCAAGGAGCCGCTCGAGGTTCCGAACCTCCTGGCGCTGCAGACCGAGAGCTTTGACTGGCTGCTCGGCAACGCCGCCTGGAAGTCCCGCGTCGAGTCGGCGCTCGAGAGTGGACTCGATGTCCCCACCAAGTCCGGTCTGGAAGAGATCTTCGAGGAGATCTCGCCGATCGAGGACTTCTCCGGGTCGATGTCGCTGACCTTCCGCGACCACCGGTTCGAGCCGGCGAAGAACTCCGTCGACGAGTGCAAGGAGCGCGACTTCACGTACGCGGCGCCGCTCTTCGTCACCGCCGAGTTCACGAACAACGAGACCGGTGAGATCAAGTCTCAGACGGTCTTCATGGGCGACTTCCCGCTCATGACCAACAAGGGCACCTTCGTCATCAACGGCACCGAGCGTGTCGTGGTGTCGCAGCTGGTGCGCTCCCCCGGCGTCTACTTCGACTCCTCCATCGACAAGACGTCCGACAAGGACATCTTCTCCGCCAAGATCATCCCCTCCCGGGGTGCCTGGCTGGAGATGGAGGTCGACAAGCGCGACATGGTCGGTGTCCGCATCGACCGCAAGCGCAAGCAGTCCGTGACCGTCCTCCTCAAGGCCCTCGGCTGGACCACCGAGCAGATCCTCGAGGAGTTCGGCGAATACGAGTCCATGCGCGCCACCCTGGAGAAGGACCACACCCAGGGCCAGGACGACGCGCTGCTCGACATCTACCGCAAGCTGCGTCCGGGCGAGCCGCCGACCCGTGAGGCCGCGCAGACGCTGCTCGAGAACCTCTACTTCAACCCCAAGCGCTACGACCTCGCGAAGGTCGGCCGCTACAAGGTCAACAAGAAGCTCGGCGCCGACGAGCCGCTCGACGCCGGCGTGCTGACCGTCGACGACATCATCGCGACGATCAAGTACCTCGTGAAGCTCCACGCGGGCGAGACCGAGACCATCGGCGAGTCCGGCCGTTCGATCGTCGTCGAGACCGACGACATCGACCACTTCGGCAACCGCCGCCTGCGCAACGTCGGCGAGCTCATCCAGAACCAGGTCCGCACCGGCCTGGCGCGCATGGAGCGCGTCGTCCGCGAGCGCATGACCACCCAGGACGTCGAGGCGATCACGCCGCAGACCCTGATCAACATCCGGCCGGTCGTCGCCTCCATCAAGGAGTTCTTCGGCACCAGCCAGCTGTCGCAGTTCATGGACCAGAACAACCCGCTGTCTGGTCTGACCCACAAGCGCCGCCTCTCCGCGCTCGGCCCCGGCGGTCTGAGCCGTGAGCGGGCCGGCTTCGAGGTCCGCGACGTGCACCCGTCCCACTACGGACGCATGTGCCCGATCGAGACCCCCGAAGGCCCGAACATCGGTCTGATCGGCTCGCTCGCCTCCTACGGCCGCGTCAACGCGTTCGGCTTCGTCGAGACGCCGTACCGCAAGGTCGTCGACGCCCAGGTGACCGACGAGGTCGACTACCTGACCGCCGACGAGGAGGACCGCTTCGTCATCGCCCAGGCCAACGCGCGCCTGGACGAGAACCTGCGCTTCGCGGAGGGCCGCGTCCTCGTCCGCCGCCGCGGCGGCGAGGTCGACTACGTGCCCGGCACGGACGTCGACTACATGGACGTCTCCCCGCGCCAGATGGTGTCCGTCGCGACCGCGATGATCCCCTTCCTGGAGCACGACGACGCCAACCGCGCCCTCATGGGCGCGAACATGATGCGCCAGGCCGTTCCGCTCATCAAGGCGGAGGCGCCGCTCGTCGGCACCGGCATGGAGTACCGCTGCGCCGTCGACGCCGGCGACTCCATCAAGGCGGAGAAGGACGGTGTCGTCCAGGAGGTCTCGGCCGACTACATCACCGTCGCCAACGACGACGGCACGTACACCACGTACCGGGTCGCCAAGTTCTCCCGCTCCAACCAGGGCACCTCGGTCAACCAGAAGGTCATCGTCAACGAGGGCGACCGGGTCATCGAGGCCCAGGTCCTCGCCGACGGTCCGGCCACGGAGAACGGCGAGATGGCGCTGGGCAAGAACCTGCTCGTCGCGTTCATGCCGTGGGAGGGCCACAACTACGAGGACGCGATCATCCTGTCGCAGCGCCTCGTGCAGGACGACGTCCTCTCCTCGATCCACATCGAGGAGCACGAGGTCGACGCCCGCGACACCAAGCTGGGCCCCGAGGAGATCACCCGGGACATCCCGAACGTCTCCGAGGAGGTCCTCGCCGACCTCGACGAGCGCGGCATCATCCGCATCGGTGCGGACGTCGTCGCCGGCGACATCCTGGTCGGCAAGGTCACCCCGAAGGGCGAGACCGAGCTGACCCCCGAGGAGCGCCTGCTCCGCGCGATCTTCGGTGAGAAGGCGCGCGAGGTCCGCGACACCTCGCTGAAGGTCCCGCACGGCGAGATCGGCAAGGTCATCGGCGTCCGCGTCTTCGACCGCGAGGAGGGGGACGAGCTTCCCCCGGGCGTGAACCAGCTGGTCCGCGTCTACGTCGCCCAGAAGCGCAAGATCACCGACGGTGACAAGCTCGCCGGCCGCCACGGCAACAAGGGTGTCATCTCCAAGATCCTCCCGATCGAGGACATGCCCTTCCTGGAGGACGGCACCCCGGTCGACATCATCCTGAACCCGCTGGGTGTCCCGTCCCGAATGAACCCGGGGCAGGTCCTGGAGATCCACCTCGGCTGGCTCGCCAGCCGCGGCTGGGACGTCTCCGGCCTGGCGGAGGAGTGGGCCGAGCGGCTCAAGGCCATCGGCGCCGACCGCGTCGAGCCCGGCACCAACGTCGCCACCCCCGTGTTCGACGGCGCCCGCGAGGACGAGCTCGCCGGCCTGTTCGAGCACACCATCCCGAACCGCGACGGCGACCGCCTGGTCCTCCCGTCCGGCAAGGCGCGCCTGTTCGACGGCCGCTCCGGCGAGCCGTTCCCGGACCCGATCTCGGTCGGGTACATGTACATCCTCAAGCTCCACCACCTGGTCGACGACAAGCTGCACGCCCGTTCGACCGGTCCGTACTCGATGATCACGCAGCAGCCGCTGGGTGGTAAGGCGCAGTTCGGTGGCCAGCGCTTCGGTGAGATGGAGGTGTGGGCGCTGGAGGCTTACGGCGCCGCGTACGCCCTCCAGGAGCTGCTGACCATCAAGTCCGACGACGTCACCGGCCGCGTGAAGGTCTACGAGGCCATCGTCAAGGGCGAGAACATTCCCGAGCCGGGCATTCCCGAGTCCTTCAAGGTGCTCATCAAGGAAATGCAGTCGCTCTGCCTCAACGTGGAGGTGCTGTCCTCGGACGGCATGTCCATCGAGATGCGCGACACCGACGAGGACGTCTTCCGCGCCGCGGAGGAGCTCGGTATCGACCTGTCCCGGCGCGAGCCGAGCAGCGTCGAAGAGGTCTGACGGGCCTGGCCGGGGCTCTCGCGCAGAGCCCCGGCCGTCCCCGGGACCGTTCAGACCATGATTGAGACACGACCCCGAAAGAGGGATTGACGCACAGTGCTCGACGTCAACTTCTTCGACGAGCTGCGGATCGGCCTTGCCACCGCGGACGACATCCGTACCTGGTCGCACGGCGAGGTCAAGAAGCCGGAGACCATCAACTACCGCACCCTGAAGCCCGAGAAGGACGGCCTCTTCTGCGAGAAGATCTTCGGCCCCACCCGGGACTGGGAGTGCTACTGCGGCAAGTACAAGCGTGTCCGCTTCAAGGGCATCATCTGTGAGCGCTGTGGCGTCGAGGTCACGCGCGCCAAGGTGCGCCGCGAGCGGATGGGCCACATCGAGCTCGCCGCCCCCGTCACCCACATCTGGTACTTCAAGGGCGTCCCGTCGCGCCTGGGCTACCTGCTGGACCTCGCGCCGAAGGACCTCGAGAAGGTCATCTACTTCGCCGCGTACATGATCACGTTCGTCGACGACGAGCGCCGCCAGCGCGACCTGCCGTCGCTGGAGGCCCACGTCTCCGTCGAGCGCCAGCAGATCGAGAACCGCCGCGACGCCGACCTGGAAGGCCGGGCCAAGAAGCTCGAGTCCGACCTGGCCGAGCTGGAGGCCGAGGGCGCCAAGGCCGACGTGCGCCGCAAGGTGCGCGAGGGCGCCGAGCGCGAGATGAAGCAGCTCCGCGACCGCGCGCAGCGCGAGATCGACCGCCTCGACGAGGTGTGGAACCGCTTCAAGAACCTCAAGGTCCAGGACCTCGAGGGCGACGAGCTGCTCTACCGCGAGCTGCGCGACCGCTTCGGCACGTACTTCGACGGCTCGATGGGTGCCGCGGCGCTGCAGAAGCGCCTGGAGTCCTTCGACCTGGAGGAGGAGGCCGAGCGCCTCCGCGAGATCATCCGCACGGGCAAGGGCCAGAAGAAGACCCGCGCGCTCAAGCGCCTCAAGGTCGTCTCCGCGTTCCTGCAGACCAGCAACAGCCCCAAGGGCATGGTGCTCGACTGCGTGCCGGTCATCCCGCCGGACCTGCGTCCGATGGTGCAGCTGGACGGTGGCCGCTTCGCGACCTCCGACCTGAACGACCTGTACCGCCGCGTCATCAACCGCAACAACCGCCTGAAGCGCCTCCTCGACCTCGGTGCCCCCGAGATCATCGTGAACAACGAGAAGCGCATGCTCCAGGAGGCCGTCGACGCGCTCTTCGACAACGGCCGCCGCGGCCGCCCGGTCACGGGCCCCGGCAACCGTCCGCTGAAGTCGCTGTCCGACATGCTCAAGGGCAAGCAGGGCCGCTTCCGCCAGAACCTGCTCGGCAAGCGAGTCGACTACTCGGCGCGTTCCGTCATCGTCGTCGGCCCGCAGCTGAAGCTGCACCAGTGCGGTCTGCCCAAGGCCATGGCGCTGGAGCTCTTCAAGCCGTTCGTGATGAAGCGCCTGGTCGACCTGAACCACGCGCAGAACATCAAGTCGGCCAAGCGCATGGTCGAGCGCGGCCGCACCGTCGTGTACGACGTCCTCGAAGAGGTCATCGCCGAGCACCCGGTGCTGCTGAACCGTGCGCCCACGCTGCACCGCCTCGGCATCCAGGCCTTCGAGCCGCAGCTGGTCGAGGGCAAGGCCATCCAGATCCACCCGCTCGTCTGCACCGCGTTCAACGCGGACTTCGACGGTGACCAGATGGCCGTCCACCTGCCGCTCTCCGCGGAGGCGCAGGCCGAGGCCCGCATCCTGATGCTGTCCTCGAACAACATCCTCAAGCCGGCCGACGGCCGCCCGGTCACGATGCCGACCCAGGACATGGTCCTCGGTCTGTTCTTCCTGACCACGGACGGCGAGCTCCGCGACGTCAAGGGCGAGGGCCGCGCGTTCGGCTCCACCGCCGAGGCGATCATGGCGTTCGACGCCGGCGAGCTGTCGCTCCAGGCGTCCGTGGACATCCGCTTCCCGGTGGGCACCATCCCGCCGCGCGGCTGGGTCCCGCCGGTCGCCGAGGAGGGCGAGCAGGAGTTCCAGCCGGGCGACAGCTTCCGCCTGAAGACCACGCTGGGCCGTGCGCTCTTCAACGAGCTGCTGCCCGAGGACTACCCGTTCGTCGACTACTCGGTGGGCAAGAAGCAGCTCTCCGAGATCGTCAACGACCTGGCCGAGCGCTACCCCAAGGTCATCGTGGCGGCGACGCTCGACAACCTGAAGGCGGCCGGCTTCCACTGGGCGACCCGCTCCGGCGTCACCGTGGCCATCTCCGACGTCGTGGTCCCCGAGGCCAAGAAGGAGATCGTCGCGGGCTACGAGGCCCAGGACGAGAAGGTCCAGAAGCAGTACGAGCGCGGTCTGATCACCAAGGACGAGCGCACGCAGGAACTCATCGCGATCTGGACCAAGGCGACCAACGAGGTCGCCGAGGCGATGAACGCGAACTTCCCCAAGACCAACCCCATCTTCATGATGGTCGACTCGGGTGCCCGAGGAAACATGATGCAGATGAGGCAGATCGCCGGTATGCGCGGTCTGGTGTCGAACGCGAAGAACGAGACCATCCCGCGTCCGATCAAGGCCTCGTTCCGCGAGGGCCTGTCCGTGCTCGAGTACTTCATCTCGACCCACGGTGCCCGCAAGGGTCTGGCCGACACCGCCCTGCGTACCGCCGACTCGGGTTACCTGACCCGTCGTCTGGTGGACGTCTCGCAGGACGTGATCATCCGCGAGGAGGACTGCGGCACCGACCGCGGCCTGAAGCTGAAGATCGCGTCCCGCGGCGAGGACGGCGTCCTGCGCAAGGCCGACGACGTCGAGACCTCGGTCTACGCCCGCATGCTGGCGGAGGACGTGGTCGTCGACGGCAAGGTCATCGCGCCGGCCAACGTCGACCTCGGCGACGTCCTGATCGACGCCCTCGTCGCCAACGGCGTCGAGGAGGTCAAGACCCGCTCCGTCCTGACCTGCGAGTCCGCGGTGGGCACCTGTGCCTTCTGCTACGGCCGCTCGCTGGCCACCGGCAAGCTGGTCGACATCGGCGAGGCGGTCGGTATCATCGCCGCCCAGTCCATCGGTGAGCCCGGTACCCAGCTGACGATGCGTACCTTCCACACCGGTGGTGTGGCCGGTGACGACATCACCCAGGGTCTGCCGCGTGTCGTCGAGCTCTTCGAGGCCCGTACCCCGAAGGGTGTCGCCCCGATCTCCGAGGCCGCCGGCCGCGTGCGGATCGAGGAGACCGAGAAGACCAAGAAGATCGTCATCACCCCGGACGACGGCAGCGACGAGACGGCGTACCCGATCTCGAAGCGCGCCAAGGTCATCGTCCACGAGGGCGACCACGTCGAGGTGGGCCAGAAGCTCACCGCGGGTGCCACCAACCCGCACGACGTGCTGCGCATCCTCGGCCAGCGCGCCGTCCAGGTGCACCTGGTCGGCGAGGTCCAGAAGGTCTACAACTCGCAGGGCGTGTCGATCCACGACAAGCACATCGAGATCATCATCCGGCAGATGCTGCGCCGCGTGACGATCATCGAGTCCGGCGACGCGGAGCTGCTGCCGGGCGAGCTCGTCGAGCGCTCGCGCTTCGAGACCGAGAACCGTCGTGTGGTCACCGAGGGCGGTCACCCCGCCTCCGGCCGTCCGCAGCTGATGGGTATCACCAAGGCCTCGCTGGCGACGGAGTCCTGGCTGTCGGCCGCCTCCTTCCAGGAGACGACCCGAGTCCTGACGGACGCGGCGATCAACGCCAAGTCCGACAGCCTCATCGGCCTCAAGGAGAACGTCATCATCGGCAAGCTCATCCCGGCCGGTACGGGCCTCGCCCGCTACCGCAACATCCGGGTCGAGCCGACCGAGGAGGCGAAGGCCGCGATGTACTCGGCCGTCGGCTACGACGACATCGACTACTCGCCCTTCGGCACCGGCTCCGGCCAGGCGGTCCCGCTGGAGGACTACGACTACGGCCCGTACAACGGCTGAGGTCACACAGAAGCCCCCCGCCGCTCCGAGAGGAGCGGCGGGGGGCTTCGCCGTTTCCGCGGGGCCTTGGGGGCCTGCCGCTCACGCGCGCCCGGGGGCGCGCAGGCGGCGGCGGAGGCGGGGGAAGGCGGTGGCGGCCGTCAGGGCCAGGGCGGCCAGGGCGGCGCCGGCGAGGCCCGGGAGGAGGCCCGGCGGGGTGTAGGTGCAGGCGAGGGTGCGGGTGTCCGGGGGGAGGCGGAGGGCCAGCAGGCCGTGGAAGGGGGTGAGGGGGGCGGGGCGGCCGTCGGCGGTGCACCGCCAGCCCGGGACCGCCGTCGTCGCGACGACCGCCGTGCCCGCGGCGCCCGGCGGGAGGTCGGCCAGGAGGGAGTGGCCGCCGGTGCGGACCGCCGTGGCGCCCGTACGGGTGAGGCGGGCGACCGCGTCGTCCAGGGCTGCCCGGTCCAGGCACCCGATCGGGTGGGACTCGGCGGCTGCCGCCGTGGCGGTGCTCCCGCCCCGGGCGCGGACGGTCGCGGTGAGCGCGCCGTCCGCCGGGACCGGGCCGAGGCGGACCACGCCCGTGGTCCTGCCGTCCAGCCGGCGCTCGCCGCCTGGGTGGGAGAGGGTGCCGGTGAGGCCGGGGGAGTACCAGTACGCCTCCGAGCCCGGGGCGCAGTGCGCCGTGTACGTCCGCTGCTGCGGCGTGCCGTCCGCGGTCGGCTCCGGGACCCGGTAGACCGCGGCGCCGAGGGCGTTCTCCTGGCGGGCGTACACGCTGTCCGCGGGGTGGGGCGAGGTGAAGGGGGCGCTGCGGACCGTCACGAGCGGGGGAGCGGGGAAGCGGGAGGCCGTCCAGGTGCCGGCGACGGGGCCGGGGCGGACGCGGGCGCCGATCGCGAAGACCGCGTCGAGGACGGGGTTGTCCGCGCCGAAGAAGGTCCGGCCGTCGTTCTTGAAGCCGTAGCCGAGGGGCTCCAGCGCCCTGTACGTGGCCTCGGGGAGGTAGCTGCTGTAGTACTGCGGGCCTTCGGCGCGCAGCGCGAGCGCGTCGTTGTACGAGGTCTGCGGCGTGCCGGAGTCGGTCCGGTATGCGGGCCAGCCGTTCACCTGCCGGACGGCCTCGGTGTGCGCGGCGATCGACGGGCCGCTGGTGGCGGCGGGCTTGGCCCAGCGCTCCCGCGCGCGGCGGACGTCGGCGTTCCAGGCGGCTGCCGCGGACTCGGCGAAGACCAGGCCGGCCATCAGGACGGCCGCCGACGGGACGAGGAGGCGGTGCCTCGCGCCGTGGTGCAGCAGGGCCACGGCGAGGACGGACAGGGCGCCGCCGCCCAGGACGGCGGGCCAGGTCCAGCCGCCGAAGTCGTCGGTGCGGCGCAGCAGGAAGGCGGCGGCGGCGAGCACCGCGGCCGCCGCCGCTGCATGCAGCGGGCGGGGGCGGTGGGCCAGGGCGAGCCAGGCCAGGACCACCAGCAGGGCGCTGAAGACGAAGGTCTCGCGGTACGGGTTGCCGTTGGGCACCGCCAGCCCGTGCCAGAGGTACTGGGTGGGCGGGAACTGGAAGGAGGCGAGGACCAGGACGGTCGCGGCGCCCCACACCAGGCGGGTGCGGCGGGCGATCGCCGGGTGGAAGAGGAACGCCAGCGCGAGGACCGTGGCGAGCGAGGCGACGTACAGGCGGGGGCGGCCGCCCCACAGGTGCGTGGCCGGCAGCATCCCGGAGAGCAGGACGTCCAGTCCCACGGGCTGGAACGCCGCGGCCTGCGTCTGCCGGGCGGCGCCGCTCGACAGGAACGCCGGCAGCAGCAGGGGCAGGGTCAGCAGGATCCCGGTCGCCGCGGCGGTGGCGGCGCGCCAGAGCGCGCGCAGCCGCTGCCGGCCGGTCGTCTCCAGGGTGGCCAGGCGGACCGCGAGGAGGACGCAGGCGGCCATCGTCGCCATCATCGCGGTGTAGAAGTTCCCCAGCCAGGCGAGCGCGACGAGCAGCGCGGCGCCGGGCGGGCGGCGCCCCTCGATGCACCACTCGACGGCGATGCCGAGCAGCGGCAGCGCGACGAGGCCCCACAGCCACATGGGGATGTACGAGGCGTCGCTGAGGGCCCAGCCGCACAGCCCGTAGCAGGCGCCGAGGACGCCCCGCTGCCACCAGGGGCCGGGCCGGAGCCGGCCGAGGTAGGCCGCCATGGCCGCGGCGGCGGTGCCCGTGGTCAGCGGGGTGACCGCGAAGACGGCGAGGTCGACGTGGTCGCGGGGGACGAGGACGGCCGCCCAGGAGAACGGGTTCCCGAGGTAGGTGTGGTAGTCGGAGAGGAACTGCTGTCCGAATCCGCCGCGCCAGGTGAACAGCAGGTCGCCGGCGGCCTGCCCGTGGGCGAGGTCCCACAGGCCGCGGTGGAACGGGACGTACTGGTTGGCCTGGTCGTTGACTGCCCGGCCGAGGCTGCCGAAGGGGAAGGCGCCCCGGGCGGCCCAGGCCGTGCAGACGGCGGCAGCGGTCAGCAGGAAGGCCGACAGCGGGGCGCGGAGGCGGGCGAGGACCGGGTGGCTGCGGGCGGTGTCCGGCGGCCGGGCCGGGCTGTCCGCTGCCTTCGGCTCCGGGGTGGCCGTCCGCAATGTCGCGCTCCCTGCTGGTCGTGCCATTCGGGGGGAATCGGGGGGCAGTGTAGTGGTCCGGCGGGGTCCCGACGGACCGCCGCGGGACGGCCGCCGGACCGCCGCGGGGGCGGGTGCAGGCGGCCGGGACCCATACCACATCCCGGCGCCGGGCACGGCCCGGGAGCCCGCAGGCCAGACGCGGCACGGGCCGCGG
Coding sequences within:
- the rplJ gene encoding 50S ribosomal protein L10 — encoded protein: MARPDKAAAVAELEDMFRSSNAAVLTEYTGLTVAQLKTLRRSLGGNAQYAVVKNTLTKIAANSAGITALDEHLAGSTAVAFVTGDPVESAKALRDFAKDNPKLVIKGGVLDGKALSADEIKKLADLESREVLLAKLAGAMKGKQSQTAALFQALPSKLVRTVEALRAKQDEQGGAE
- the rplL gene encoding 50S ribosomal protein L7/L12, yielding MAKLSQDDLLAQFEEMTLIELAEFVKAFEEKFDVTAAAPVAVAAGVPGAPAAEAVEEKDEFDVILTGAGDKKIQVIKVVRELTSLGLKEAKDLVDGTPKPVLEKVNKEAADKAAEALKGAGASVEVK
- the rpoB gene encoding DNA-directed RNA polymerase subunit beta: MAASRNASTNTNNGASTAPLRISFAKIKEPLEVPNLLALQTESFDWLLGNAAWKSRVESALESGLDVPTKSGLEEIFEEISPIEDFSGSMSLTFRDHRFEPAKNSVDECKERDFTYAAPLFVTAEFTNNETGEIKSQTVFMGDFPLMTNKGTFVINGTERVVVSQLVRSPGVYFDSSIDKTSDKDIFSAKIIPSRGAWLEMEVDKRDMVGVRIDRKRKQSVTVLLKALGWTTEQILEEFGEYESMRATLEKDHTQGQDDALLDIYRKLRPGEPPTREAAQTLLENLYFNPKRYDLAKVGRYKVNKKLGADEPLDAGVLTVDDIIATIKYLVKLHAGETETIGESGRSIVVETDDIDHFGNRRLRNVGELIQNQVRTGLARMERVVRERMTTQDVEAITPQTLINIRPVVASIKEFFGTSQLSQFMDQNNPLSGLTHKRRLSALGPGGLSRERAGFEVRDVHPSHYGRMCPIETPEGPNIGLIGSLASYGRVNAFGFVETPYRKVVDAQVTDEVDYLTADEEDRFVIAQANARLDENLRFAEGRVLVRRRGGEVDYVPGTDVDYMDVSPRQMVSVATAMIPFLEHDDANRALMGANMMRQAVPLIKAEAPLVGTGMEYRCAVDAGDSIKAEKDGVVQEVSADYITVANDDGTYTTYRVAKFSRSNQGTSVNQKVIVNEGDRVIEAQVLADGPATENGEMALGKNLLVAFMPWEGHNYEDAIILSQRLVQDDVLSSIHIEEHEVDARDTKLGPEEITRDIPNVSEEVLADLDERGIIRIGADVVAGDILVGKVTPKGETELTPEERLLRAIFGEKAREVRDTSLKVPHGEIGKVIGVRVFDREEGDELPPGVNQLVRVYVAQKRKITDGDKLAGRHGNKGVISKILPIEDMPFLEDGTPVDIILNPLGVPSRMNPGQVLEIHLGWLASRGWDVSGLAEEWAERLKAIGADRVEPGTNVATPVFDGAREDELAGLFEHTIPNRDGDRLVLPSGKARLFDGRSGEPFPDPISVGYMYILKLHHLVDDKLHARSTGPYSMITQQPLGGKAQFGGQRFGEMEVWALEAYGAAYALQELLTIKSDDVTGRVKVYEAIVKGENIPEPGIPESFKVLIKEMQSLCLNVEVLSSDGMSIEMRDTDEDVFRAAEELGIDLSRREPSSVEEV
- a CDS encoding DNA-directed RNA polymerase subunit beta', which translates into the protein MLDVNFFDELRIGLATADDIRTWSHGEVKKPETINYRTLKPEKDGLFCEKIFGPTRDWECYCGKYKRVRFKGIICERCGVEVTRAKVRRERMGHIELAAPVTHIWYFKGVPSRLGYLLDLAPKDLEKVIYFAAYMITFVDDERRQRDLPSLEAHVSVERQQIENRRDADLEGRAKKLESDLAELEAEGAKADVRRKVREGAEREMKQLRDRAQREIDRLDEVWNRFKNLKVQDLEGDELLYRELRDRFGTYFDGSMGAAALQKRLESFDLEEEAERLREIIRTGKGQKKTRALKRLKVVSAFLQTSNSPKGMVLDCVPVIPPDLRPMVQLDGGRFATSDLNDLYRRVINRNNRLKRLLDLGAPEIIVNNEKRMLQEAVDALFDNGRRGRPVTGPGNRPLKSLSDMLKGKQGRFRQNLLGKRVDYSARSVIVVGPQLKLHQCGLPKAMALELFKPFVMKRLVDLNHAQNIKSAKRMVERGRTVVYDVLEEVIAEHPVLLNRAPTLHRLGIQAFEPQLVEGKAIQIHPLVCTAFNADFDGDQMAVHLPLSAEAQAEARILMLSSNNILKPADGRPVTMPTQDMVLGLFFLTTDGELRDVKGEGRAFGSTAEAIMAFDAGELSLQASVDIRFPVGTIPPRGWVPPVAEEGEQEFQPGDSFRLKTTLGRALFNELLPEDYPFVDYSVGKKQLSEIVNDLAERYPKVIVAATLDNLKAAGFHWATRSGVTVAISDVVVPEAKKEIVAGYEAQDEKVQKQYERGLITKDERTQELIAIWTKATNEVAEAMNANFPKTNPIFMMVDSGARGNMMQMRQIAGMRGLVSNAKNETIPRPIKASFREGLSVLEYFISTHGARKGLADTALRTADSGYLTRRLVDVSQDVIIREEDCGTDRGLKLKIASRGEDGVLRKADDVETSVYARMLAEDVVVDGKVIAPANVDLGDVLIDALVANGVEEVKTRSVLTCESAVGTCAFCYGRSLATGKLVDIGEAVGIIAAQSIGEPGTQLTMRTFHTGGVAGDDITQGLPRVVELFEARTPKGVAPISEAAGRVRIEETEKTKKIVITPDDGSDETAYPISKRAKVIVHEGDHVEVGQKLTAGATNPHDVLRILGQRAVQVHLVGEVQKVYNSQGVSIHDKHIEIIIRQMLRRVTIIESGDAELLPGELVERSRFETENRRVVTEGGHPASGRPQLMGITKASLATESWLSAASFQETTRVLTDAAINAKSDSLIGLKENVIIGKLIPAGTGLARYRNIRVEPTEEAKAAMYSAVGYDDIDYSPFGTGSGQAVPLEDYDYGPYNG
- a CDS encoding YfhO family protein produces the protein MRTATPEPKAADSPARPPDTARSHPVLARLRAPLSAFLLTAAAVCTAWAARGAFPFGSLGRAVNDQANQYVPFHRGLWDLAHGQAAGDLLFTWRGGFGQQFLSDYHTYLGNPFSWAAVLVPRDHVDLAVFAVTPLTTGTAAAAMAAYLGRLRPGPWWQRGVLGACYGLCGWALSDASYIPMWLWGLVALPLLGIAVEWCIEGRRPPGAALLVALAWLGNFYTAMMATMAACVLLAVRLATLETTGRQRLRALWRAATAAATGILLTLPLLLPAFLSSGAARQTQAAAFQPVGLDVLLSGMLPATHLWGGRPRLYVASLATVLALAFLFHPAIARRTRLVWGAATVLVLASFQFPPTQYLWHGLAVPNGNPYRETFVFSALLVVLAWLALAHRPRPLHAAAAAAVLAAAAFLLRRTDDFGGWTWPAVLGGGALSVLAVALLHHGARHRLLVPSAAVLMAGLVFAESAAAAWNADVRRARERWAKPAATSGPSIAAHTEAVRQVNGWPAYRTDSGTPQTSYNDALALRAEGPQYYSSYLPEATYRALEPLGYGFKNDGRTFFGADNPVLDAVFAIGARVRPGPVAGTWTASRFPAPPLVTVRSAPFTSPHPADSVYARQENALGAAVYRVPEPTADGTPQQRTYTAHCAPGSEAYWYSPGLTGTLSHPGGERRLDGRTTGVVRLGPVPADGALTATVRARGGSTATAAAAESHPIGCLDRAALDDAVARLTRTGATAVRTGGHSLLADLPPGAAGTAVVATTAVPGWRCTADGRPAPLTPFHGLLALRLPPDTRTLACTYTPPGLLPGLAGAALAALALTAATAFPRLRRRLRAPGRA